Proteins encoded by one window of Aspergillus chevalieri M1 DNA, chromosome 6, nearly complete sequence:
- a CDS encoding CFEM domain-containing protein (COG:S;~EggNog:ENOG410PTHB;~InterPro:IPR008427;~PFAM:PF05730;~SECRETED:SignalP(1-18)): protein MRLTQALIALVVTGLANAQIPNVPSCSLQCFLSSLTNDGCSDLTDFACHCAKPQLPKEITPCVEKACSEADQSAVSSAVVQECSAAGHPISLPPVGGNVGRSEVTATASSASSSAVGDAPSSVIASSSAAVTGSSSSGVIPSASASSSYSGSASPPAFTGAASNMKCSLAGAAAVAAVAVYAV, encoded by the exons ATGCGTTTGACTCAGGCTCTCATTGCCCTCGTCGTCACTGGCCTCGCCAACGCTCAAATCCCCAATGTCCCCTCCTGCTCGCTCCAATGCTTTCTCAGCTCCCTAACCAACGATGGATGCTCCGACCTGACTGACTTCGCCTGTCACTGCGCCAAGCCCCAGCTCCCCAAGGAAATCACTCCATGCGTGGAGAAAGCCTGTAGTGAGGCTGACCAGTCCG CCGTCTCCAGCGCCGTCGTCCAGGAGTGCTCCGCCGCCGGCCACCCCATCTCCCTCCCCCCCGTTGGCGGCAACGTTGGCCGCTCTGAAGTTACCGCTACCGCGTCGTCtgcctcttcctctgctgtCGGTGACGCCCCTTCGTCCGTTATCGCTTCTtcatctgctgcggtcaccGGCAGCTCTTCCTCGGGCGTTATCCCCTCGGCTTCTGCATCATCTAGCTACTCCGGCTCGGCTAGCCCACCTGCTTTCACCGGCGCTGCTTCGAACATGAAGTGCTCTCTTGCTGGTGCTGcagctgttgctgctgtcgcTGTCTATGCTGTGTAA